Proteins from one Oryza sativa Japonica Group chromosome 12, ASM3414082v1 genomic window:
- the LOC9269561 gene encoding uncharacterized protein isoform X1 has protein sequence MPCAADSIMAVLGAKVIIAFGRMGTMFRCDMYDIKPNFVSIGNLPRCPRQSGTSSRLRRTSFVTCLMRDLSKNNFMSSPAPGDGFPIVTSLTTLFMNRDQLTGTNHIEFSANGPFKYQVAYQNLGLLGDDREWYFAIADVASCALPYQLCLPVKI, from the exons ATGCCATGTGCTGCTGATAGTATCATGGCGGTTCTTGGGGCCAAG GTCATTATAGCATTTGGAAGAATGGGAACCATGTTTCGGTGTGATATGTATGACATCAAACCAAATTTTGTCTCAATAGGCAAT cTACCGAGATGTCCACGTCAGAGTGGTACGAGCTCCAGATTAAGAAGAACAAGCTTTGTGACATGTTTGATGAG GGACCTAAGCAAGAATAACTTCATGAGCTCACCAGCACCGGGTGATGGGTTTCCAATAGTAACATCCCTAACCACCTT ATTTATGAATAGAGATCAACTTACTGGAACAAACCATATTGAGTTCTCCGCAAATGGACCATTTAAATATCAAGTTGCTTATCAAAATCTAGGCCTCCTTGGTGATGATCGTGAGTGGTATTTTGCAATTGCTGATGTTGCATCGTGTGCACTTCCTTACCAACTTT GTCTTCCAGTTAAGATCTGA
- the LOC9269561 gene encoding uncharacterized protein isoform X2, whose protein sequence is MGTMFRCDMYDIKPNFVSIGNLPRCPRQSGTSSRLRRTSFVTCLMRDLSKNNFMSSPAPGDGFPIVTSLTTLFMNRDQLTGTNHIEFSANGPFKYQVAYQNLGLLGDDREWYFAIADVASCALPYQLCLPVKI, encoded by the exons ATGGGAACCATGTTTCGGTGTGATATGTATGACATCAAACCAAATTTTGTCTCAATAGGCAAT cTACCGAGATGTCCACGTCAGAGTGGTACGAGCTCCAGATTAAGAAGAACAAGCTTTGTGACATGTTTGATGAG GGACCTAAGCAAGAATAACTTCATGAGCTCACCAGCACCGGGTGATGGGTTTCCAATAGTAACATCCCTAACCACCTT ATTTATGAATAGAGATCAACTTACTGGAACAAACCATATTGAGTTCTCCGCAAATGGACCATTTAAATATCAAGTTGCTTATCAAAATCTAGGCCTCCTTGGTGATGATCGTGAGTGGTATTTTGCAATTGCTGATGTTGCATCGTGTGCACTTCCTTACCAACTTT GTCTTCCAGTTAAGATCTGA